The following are encoded in a window of Fischerella sp. PCC 9605 genomic DNA:
- a CDS encoding Crp/Fnr family transcriptional regulator → MEDRYSVQTPANPWIFSAPFFQGLPETVIEAALTHLVTRTHPANQVILLENDWGGSVYFIMEGWVKIRTYNLEGKEVTLNILGKGELFGEMAALDEVPRSTDVITLTTTVIGSMPSQDFVKLLQTEPMAGVRLAQLMARRLRQVNRRLRLRESDSQSRVADTLLFLAEGQGKKAQTGTEIPNLPHRELSSLSGLARETVTRVLTRLEKKGLIKRDQEVICIPDLSALERMIV, encoded by the coding sequence ATGGAAGACCGATATAGCGTGCAGACACCCGCCAATCCCTGGATTTTCTCGGCTCCCTTTTTTCAAGGGTTGCCTGAAACTGTTATAGAAGCAGCCCTAACCCATCTTGTTACCCGAACTCACCCAGCTAATCAAGTGATCCTGCTGGAAAATGATTGGGGAGGTTCGGTTTATTTTATTATGGAAGGATGGGTAAAAATTCGTACTTACAATCTTGAAGGTAAAGAGGTAACGCTAAATATTCTTGGTAAGGGAGAATTATTTGGCGAGATGGCAGCGCTCGATGAAGTGCCTCGCTCTACAGATGTGATTACTTTAACTACAACTGTGATTGGCAGTATGCCGTCCCAGGATTTTGTAAAGCTACTTCAGACAGAACCAATGGCGGGAGTAAGATTGGCGCAATTGATGGCACGACGCTTGCGGCAAGTAAATCGACGACTGCGGTTGCGGGAATCTGACAGTCAGTCACGGGTGGCTGACACCTTATTGTTTTTGGCAGAGGGACAAGGAAAAAAAGCACAAACAGGAACCGAAATTCCCAATTTGCCTCACCGCGAGTTGAGTAGTTTAAGTGGACTGGCGCGGGAAACTGTGACACGAGTATTGACGAGGTTAGAAAAGAAAGGGTTGATCAAACGGGATCAGGAAGTGATTTGTATTCCGGATTTGTCTGCCTTAGAAAGAATGATTGTGTGA
- a CDS encoding DUF2232 domain-containing protein, whose product MSILDSLPDEPEERIDKQNNLRQPQLKLDAPLRMMETAFLASTASLIWFINFYFPLGPLLRIFFPVPIALVYLRWGKRAAWMAAVTSGLLLSVLMGPVRSLLFVMPFAFMGVLLGAAWHRRVPWIVSISLGAVLGTVGVFFRLWLLSVLSGEDLWVYVINQVTEIIEWIFLKLGILASPSVSLINLGAIALIVFNNFLYLFVVHLAAWLLLDRLGNPIPRPPRWVQVLMDYE is encoded by the coding sequence ATGAGTATTTTAGATTCTCTGCCAGATGAGCCAGAAGAACGTATAGATAAACAAAATAATTTAAGGCAACCCCAATTAAAGCTGGATGCACCTTTGAGGATGATGGAAACGGCGTTTTTAGCCAGCACTGCCAGCTTAATTTGGTTTATTAATTTCTACTTTCCTTTGGGGCCATTGTTGCGGATATTTTTTCCGGTACCTATTGCTCTAGTTTACCTGCGCTGGGGTAAACGAGCAGCATGGATGGCAGCGGTAACATCTGGGTTACTATTGTCAGTGCTGATGGGGCCAGTTCGTAGTTTGTTGTTTGTCATGCCCTTTGCTTTTATGGGAGTACTTTTAGGGGCAGCTTGGCATCGCCGCGTTCCCTGGATTGTTTCGATTAGCTTAGGTGCAGTATTGGGTACTGTAGGGGTATTTTTTCGGTTGTGGTTGTTATCTGTATTGTCAGGGGAAGACCTCTGGGTTTATGTGATTAACCAGGTTACAGAGATTATAGAGTGGATATTCCTTAAGCTAGGAATTCTGGCATCTCCCAGTGTGTCTTTAATTAATTTGGGAGCGATCGCTCTAATTGTGTTCAACAATTTTCTCTACCTGTTCGTTGTACACCTGGCAGCATGGCTGTTGTTGGATCGTCTAGGCAACCCCATTCCCCGCCCCCCGCGCTGGGTACAAGTCCTGATGGATTATGAATAA
- a CDS encoding nicotinate-nucleotide--dimethylbenzimidazole phosphoribosyltransferase, with protein MIRIYTQIEQGKAWTARYRSCSPVFACVLGFTETGLIPGISAAGLTPEDRKYTAIADAEFLYYGTGRKPQYPLPPLTAGASPVLISRAVVEALNIPIYLFNAGLPLLPAIPMIDLGGTPARCLSHGHALELATVQHLLEQGLLWGERLAANIQKGYVILSECVVGGTTTALAILTGLGINAVGKVNSSHPVCNHEQKWALVQAGLEKMRQGAMGNGHRASGKGKKTNSQFPIPNPPLLVAPLQLVAAVGDPMQVSVAGMAIALSRSCGVLLAGGTQMLAVYALINAIATAYALSWRPEEVVVGTTRWVAEDPTGSTVELAQLVGRSCINLGGIPVPLLATQLSFADSRYPQLQAYEQGFVKEGMGAGGASIAAHLYKDWQQHQLLEAVEAQIEWLLSINSH; from the coding sequence ATGATTCGCATTTATACCCAAATTGAACAGGGTAAGGCATGGACTGCTCGGTATCGCAGTTGTTCACCCGTATTTGCATGTGTGTTAGGTTTTACCGAAACTGGTTTAATTCCCGGAATTTCCGCAGCTGGTCTTACACCCGAGGATCGAAAATACACAGCAATTGCTGATGCTGAATTTCTCTACTACGGCACAGGAAGAAAACCCCAATATCCCCTACCGCCTCTTACTGCTGGTGCTTCCCCTGTGTTGATTTCTCGGGCTGTGGTCGAAGCTTTGAATATTCCAATTTATTTATTTAACGCTGGGCTACCCCTACTCCCTGCTATACCAATGATTGATTTGGGTGGCACACCTGCTAGGTGTTTAAGTCATGGTCATGCTTTGGAATTGGCAACAGTACAGCACTTGTTAGAACAAGGACTGCTTTGGGGTGAACGGCTGGCTGCCAATATTCAAAAAGGCTATGTGATATTAAGTGAGTGTGTTGTTGGTGGAACGACAACTGCCTTGGCTATATTAACTGGTTTAGGTATCAACGCAGTTGGCAAAGTCAACAGCAGCCACCCGGTTTGCAACCACGAGCAAAAGTGGGCACTGGTGCAGGCGGGATTGGAGAAGATGAGGCAAGGGGCAATGGGCAATGGGCATCGGGCATCGGGCAAGGGTAAAAAAACCAATTCCCAATTCCCAATCCCCAATCCCCCACTCTTGGTTGCTCCTCTCCAACTCGTAGCAGCTGTGGGCGATCCCATGCAGGTGAGTGTAGCGGGAATGGCGATCGCACTCAGTCGCAGTTGTGGTGTTTTGCTTGCTGGTGGAACGCAAATGCTGGCGGTATACGCACTGATAAATGCGATCGCTACAGCTTATGCTCTCTCTTGGCGACCGGAAGAAGTAGTGGTTGGTACTACTCGCTGGGTAGCAGAAGATCCCACGGGTAGCACTGTTGAATTAGCTCAACTCGTGGGCAGAAGTTGCATAAATCTGGGTGGTATCCCTGTGCCCTTGTTAGCAACTCAGTTAAGTTTTGCTGATTCTCGTTATCCCCAACTCCAAGCTTATGAGCAGGGTTTTGTCAAAGAAGGTATGGGGGCTGGAGGTGCTAGTATTGCCGCTCATCTCTACAAAGATTGGCAGCAACATCAGCTTTTGGAAGCAGTTGAAGCTCAAATTGAGTGGTTGCTTTCAATCAATAGTCATTAG
- a CDS encoding extracellular solute-binding protein, whose product MHRRSFLQGTVALALVQVLVGCNGNKQAKLSIQLLKGSIPAQVVDRFRQYLQQGVQLKFAPVEQLQDLFQELKTWHNQAQTSDRGKGWSVPMPFGSSEKAAVADLVTLGDYWLKTAIEQKLIQPLEVGQLKQWSALPQRWQELVRRNEQGYLDAKGKIWAAPYRWGSTVIVYRRDKFRELGWTPTDWSDLWRSELRDRISLLNHPREVIGLVLKKLGKSYNTENLNAIANLEGELRTLNQQVKFYDSTKYLEPLIIGDTWLAVGWSNDVLPTIGRYPQLRAVIPRSGTALWSDVWVKPAGINEGDLAYKWIDFCWQPNVTELISVLTKTNSPIPTKIKASDIQQPLRNLLLNNNEIIAKSEFLLPLPPAVASQYESLFAKIKS is encoded by the coding sequence ATGCATAGACGGTCTTTTTTGCAAGGAACGGTAGCACTGGCACTCGTGCAGGTGCTAGTTGGATGTAATGGCAACAAACAGGCAAAATTAAGCATTCAGTTGTTGAAAGGTTCAATCCCCGCTCAGGTAGTTGATAGGTTTCGCCAATATTTGCAGCAGGGGGTACAGTTAAAATTCGCCCCTGTAGAGCAGTTACAGGATTTATTTCAAGAATTGAAAACTTGGCACAATCAAGCTCAAACCAGCGATCGCGGGAAGGGATGGAGCGTGCCTATGCCCTTTGGATCATCAGAAAAAGCTGCTGTCGCCGATCTGGTGACATTAGGGGATTACTGGCTAAAAACAGCAATTGAGCAGAAATTAATTCAACCATTAGAAGTAGGGCAGCTAAAACAGTGGTCTGCTTTGCCGCAACGCTGGCAGGAATTAGTGAGGCGCAACGAGCAAGGTTATCTGGATGCGAAAGGAAAAATTTGGGCAGCTCCTTACCGTTGGGGTAGTACGGTAATTGTCTATCGTCGAGACAAGTTTCGGGAATTGGGATGGACACCAACAGACTGGAGCGATTTATGGCGAAGTGAACTGCGCGATCGCATTTCTTTGCTAAATCACCCACGGGAAGTGATTGGTTTAGTTTTAAAAAAACTGGGAAAATCCTATAACACCGAGAATTTGAACGCCATAGCAAACTTGGAAGGGGAATTGCGCACTTTAAACCAACAGGTAAAGTTTTATGATTCCACAAAATATTTAGAACCCCTGATTATTGGAGATACTTGGCTAGCAGTGGGTTGGTCAAATGATGTATTGCCAACGATTGGACGTTATCCGCAACTTAGGGCAGTTATTCCTCGATCGGGAACAGCACTGTGGTCAGACGTATGGGTAAAACCTGCGGGTATTAATGAAGGGGATTTAGCTTATAAATGGATTGATTTTTGTTGGCAACCAAACGTTACTGAGCTAATTTCTGTGCTTACTAAAACAAATTCACCAATTCCTACAAAAATTAAAGCTTCTGATATCCAACAGCCATTACGCAATTTGTTATTAAATAATAATGAAATTATTGCTAAAAGTGAATTTTTACTTCCCCTACCACCAGCAGTTGCTTCTCAATATGAATCTTTATTCGCAAAAATAAAGAGTTAG
- a CDS encoding tetratricopeptide repeat protein: MPNSFKLTLNLEAEFFFQQGLRRNKVKKFEAAIASLDKAIRCKPDYPEALFQKGFALGSLGRHEDAIACFDETLRLRTNDCWVWHNRAIALGKLERHLDALNSFDRAIEFNPNAATVWHNRGLTLCDLKQYEQAIKSFERSLNLQADAYWAWNNKGNALRELKLYEEALNSYDRAIEFDTDNVMAWHNRGVTLNEWGRYQKAIKSFDRALAIQPNHYKAWLNRGIAWEKLEHYEDALISYNRAGDLQPNDPTIWYNKARCLILQNNVEAAIENLQQAISLCPETYLQMIKTQSDFDNIRSDERFQALLQEQSH, from the coding sequence ATGCCAAACTCATTTAAACTGACTCTAAATCTGGAGGCAGAATTTTTTTTCCAGCAAGGATTGCGACGGAACAAAGTAAAAAAGTTTGAAGCAGCGATCGCCAGCCTCGACAAAGCAATCAGATGTAAGCCAGATTATCCAGAAGCTTTATTCCAGAAAGGCTTTGCTCTCGGTTCTTTAGGTCGCCACGAAGATGCGATCGCATGTTTTGATGAGACGCTGAGATTACGCACCAACGATTGTTGGGTTTGGCATAACCGCGCCATTGCTCTAGGAAAGTTAGAACGCCACCTAGATGCTCTCAACAGCTTTGACCGTGCCATTGAATTTAACCCCAATGCTGCTACTGTTTGGCACAATCGCGGTTTGACTTTGTGCGACTTGAAGCAGTATGAACAAGCTATCAAGAGCTTTGAGCGTAGTTTGAACCTACAAGCAGATGCCTATTGGGCATGGAACAACAAAGGCAATGCTTTAAGAGAACTCAAGCTTTACGAAGAAGCTCTTAACAGCTACGATCGCGCCATTGAGTTTGATACTGATAACGTTATGGCTTGGCATAACCGAGGCGTAACTTTGAATGAGTGGGGACGTTATCAAAAAGCCATCAAGAGCTTTGATCGCGCCTTGGCAATTCAACCCAACCACTACAAAGCGTGGTTAAACCGAGGTATTGCTTGGGAAAAATTAGAACATTACGAAGATGCACTGATCAGCTACAATCGAGCCGGAGATTTACAGCCAAACGATCCTACGATTTGGTACAACAAAGCTCGCTGTTTGATCTTACAGAACAATGTCGAGGCAGCAATTGAGAACTTGCAACAAGCAATAAGTCTCTGTCCAGAAACATACCTGCAAATGATCAAAACTCAGTCAGACTTTGACAACATCCGCTCTGATGAACGCTTTCAGGCTTTGCTGCAAGAGCAAAGTCATTAG
- a CDS encoding U32 family peptidase codes for MKADFQQLTETTSPALQRPDLLAPAGNWECAKAAVENGADAIYFGLDRFNARMRAENFTEADLPELMEYLHSRGVKGYVTLNTLVFPQELREAQQYIRSIIAAGVDAVIVQDIGICRLIRHISPDFPIHASTQMTITSAAGVEFAESLGCNLVVLARECSLNEINKIQSQLAYRGTSLPLEVFVHGALCVAYSGQCLTSEALGGRSANRGECAQACRMPYDLIADGETVNLGDKKYLLSPQDLAGLEVLPDLVKSGVACLKIEGRLKSPEYVANVTRVYRQALDRVRAELEEEEGKEDAAMEQIPSSPPLKGGNNKAPLVKGSQRVAEVSRHVLYAGEPVHRSGSSVVATGVGWGDQERYNLEMAFSRGIYTGWFRGINNQELVHARFGKKRGVYLGEVTRIGNEQVTVRLKAPVKAGDGVVFDCGHPEAKEEGGRIYAVERKGKETVLTFGRRDVNWRRVHVGDKVWKTSDPELDKQLRQSFAGDTPQFLRPINIEVHGEVGQNLVAIARDELGHVVQVESSIPLVEAHTKPLTTERLHEQFGRLGNTPFRLGNLTNNLNNALMLPVSELNRMRREIVTQLEELRKKPKRWQINPSASLSDLLPSPSPNHPTTPSLIVLVRNLKQLQAALQAGIETIYCEFEDPRKYREAVEMVRQRQEKGQGASGIGHRASVRKPIPNFHPQSPIPTIWVAPPRITKPGENWILQQVRACEADGYLVRNYDHLQFFAHDRCVGDFSLNVANPLTADFLKNQFGLERLTASYDLNINQLEDLLKSSPPDWFEVTIHQHMPMFHMEHCVFCAFLSTGTDFRNCGRPCEKHEVKLRVRGAFPKESRVGTEHILHADAGCRNTVFNGTAQTGAEYVQRLIKLDLQHFRIEFVNETPEQVTQTIHHYQQLLHGEITGSQLWRELKLQNQLGVTRGSVTH; via the coding sequence ATGAAAGCCGATTTCCAACAACTCACCGAAACCACTTCACCCGCCCTCCAACGCCCAGATCTCCTCGCCCCCGCAGGAAATTGGGAATGTGCGAAAGCCGCTGTCGAAAATGGTGCAGATGCAATTTACTTCGGTTTGGATCGGTTTAACGCGCGGATGCGGGCAGAAAACTTCACTGAGGCGGATTTGCCCGAATTGATGGAGTACTTGCACAGCAGAGGTGTAAAGGGCTATGTCACTCTCAATACACTCGTCTTTCCCCAAGAACTGAGAGAAGCACAACAATATATTCGCTCAATTATTGCGGCGGGTGTAGATGCAGTAATTGTCCAGGATATCGGTATTTGCCGTCTCATTCGCCACATTTCTCCTGATTTCCCTATTCATGCATCTACACAGATGACTATCACGAGTGCCGCAGGTGTGGAATTTGCGGAATCGCTCGGGTGTAATTTAGTTGTGCTTGCGCGGGAATGTTCTCTCAACGAAATCAACAAAATTCAAAGTCAGTTGGCGTACAGAGGAACTTCCTTACCTCTGGAAGTGTTTGTTCATGGGGCGCTGTGCGTAGCTTATTCCGGGCAGTGTTTGACGAGTGAAGCATTAGGAGGACGTTCTGCTAACCGGGGCGAATGCGCCCAAGCTTGCCGGATGCCCTACGATTTAATCGCAGATGGGGAAACTGTGAATTTGGGCGATAAAAAATACCTTCTCAGTCCGCAAGATTTAGCTGGGTTAGAGGTTTTGCCCGATTTGGTGAAGTCAGGCGTAGCTTGTCTCAAGATTGAAGGGCGGTTGAAGTCTCCAGAGTATGTTGCTAATGTCACTCGTGTTTATCGGCAAGCGTTGGATCGGGTGAGGGCGGAGTTGGAAGAGGAAGAGGGGAAAGAAGACGCAGCGATGGAGCAGATCCCTTCTAGCCCCCCTTTAAAAGGGGGGAACAACAAAGCCCCCCTTGTTAAGGGGAGCCAGCGCGTTGCGGAGGTTTCACGCCACGTGCTTTATGCCGGGGAACCCGTCCACCGCAGTGGCTCCTCCGTTGTAGCGACTGGCGTGGGTTGGGGGGATCAAGAACGCTACAACTTAGAGATGGCTTTTTCGCGTGGAATTTATACTGGCTGGTTCCGTGGAATTAATAATCAAGAATTGGTTCATGCCCGCTTTGGTAAAAAACGGGGGGTTTATCTAGGAGAAGTAACCCGCATTGGAAATGAACAAGTGACGGTACGGCTAAAAGCACCAGTAAAAGCAGGAGATGGTGTTGTATTTGACTGCGGTCATCCGGAAGCGAAGGAAGAAGGCGGTCGCATCTACGCGGTAGAACGCAAGGGTAAGGAAACTGTTTTGACCTTTGGGCGACGTGATGTGAATTGGCGGCGAGTGCATGTGGGTGATAAGGTCTGGAAAACAAGCGATCCAGAACTGGATAAGCAATTGCGTCAGAGTTTTGCTGGAGATACGCCGCAATTTCTGCGACCGATTAACATTGAGGTGCATGGAGAAGTTGGGCAAAATTTAGTGGCGATCGCCCGTGATGAACTCGGTCACGTCGTCCAGGTCGAATCCTCAATACCCCTAGTAGAAGCCCATACCAAACCCCTAACAACAGAACGATTGCACGAACAATTCGGTCGTCTCGGCAATACTCCTTTTCGTTTGGGTAACTTGACAAATAACCTAAATAATGCACTGATGCTACCCGTAAGTGAGTTAAACCGGATGCGGCGGGAAATTGTCACCCAGTTGGAGGAATTGCGAAAAAAACCCAAACGCTGGCAAATAAATCCAAGCGCTTCCCTCTCAGACTTACTCCCCTCCCCATCTCCCAACCACCCCACCACCCCATCTCTTATCGTTTTAGTACGCAACCTCAAGCAACTCCAAGCCGCACTCCAAGCTGGAATTGAGACTATCTACTGTGAATTTGAAGACCCCCGCAAGTATCGCGAAGCGGTGGAGATGGTACGCCAGCGACAAGAAAAAGGACAAGGAGCATCGGGCATCGGGCATCGGGCATCGGTAAGAAAACCAATTCCCAATTTCCATCCCCAATCCCCAATCCCCACCATCTGGGTAGCACCACCCCGAATTACCAAACCTGGGGAAAACTGGATTTTGCAGCAAGTACGTGCTTGTGAGGCGGATGGGTATTTAGTACGGAATTATGACCACCTCCAGTTCTTTGCTCATGACCGTTGCGTTGGGGATTTTTCTCTCAATGTTGCTAACCCGTTAACAGCGGACTTCTTGAAAAATCAGTTTGGTTTGGAACGCTTGACAGCATCCTATGACCTGAACATTAACCAACTGGAAGACTTGCTCAAGAGTAGCCCTCCTGATTGGTTTGAGGTGACAATCCATCAGCATATGCCGATGTTCCACATGGAGCATTGTGTATTTTGTGCTTTTCTATCTACGGGAACGGATTTTCGCAATTGCGGGCGACCTTGCGAGAAACATGAGGTGAAATTGCGCGTTCGCGGAGCGTTTCCGAAGGAATCTCGCGTTGGCACAGAACACATCCTCCATGCTGATGCTGGTTGTCGAAATACGGTATTTAACGGCACTGCCCAAACTGGTGCTGAGTACGTACAGCGCCTGATAAAGCTTGATTTACAACACTTCCGGATTGAATTTGTGAATGAAACTCCTGAGCAAGTGACTCAAACGATACATCACTACCAACAATTACTGCATGGCGAAATAACAGGCTCCCAACTTTGGCGCGAGTTGAAGCTGCAAAATCAGTTAGGGGTAACTCGTGGTTCTGTTACCCATTAA
- a CDS encoding DUF726 domain-containing protein, with the protein MDKPELRLISQPAGSIKALVFIDGYLSQDKVRDDSLLTAFSYAGWKDSVYQLWWDASCKLSCALQLGIFHWHHCKSRAKEVGREYLPSLISNKIPEINVCIVAHSLGARVAYYSLEAWSETQHSLQDVILLGGAVRRDSSKNWGYVASRVRGHLINVYNYDDLTLKMAFKSAEAGQNACERKPIKEHHSKIINEDATSFVGKSHSVSKYLNYLPELVRKGFWQP; encoded by the coding sequence ATGGATAAACCCGAACTTCGACTTATTTCACAACCAGCAGGAAGTATAAAAGCTCTAGTTTTCATAGATGGTTATTTAAGTCAAGATAAAGTACGCGACGACAGTTTGCTTACAGCATTTAGTTATGCTGGATGGAAAGATTCTGTGTATCAATTATGGTGGGATGCTTCCTGTAAATTAAGTTGTGCATTGCAATTGGGTATTTTTCACTGGCACCATTGCAAAAGTCGTGCCAAGGAGGTTGGTAGAGAATATTTACCAAGTTTAATTTCCAATAAAATTCCTGAAATAAATGTCTGTATTGTTGCTCATTCACTGGGTGCGCGTGTTGCTTATTATAGTTTGGAAGCTTGGTCAGAAACCCAACATTCACTGCAAGATGTGATTCTTCTCGGTGGTGCAGTTCGTAGGGATAGTAGTAAAAACTGGGGTTATGTAGCCTCACGAGTAAGAGGACATTTAATCAATGTGTATAACTATGATGATCTAACCTTAAAAATGGCGTTCAAATCAGCTGAAGCTGGTCAGAATGCTTGTGAACGTAAACCAATTAAAGAGCATCACTCAAAGATAATAAATGAAGATGCCACATCTTTTGTAGGTAAAAGTCACAGCGTTTCAAAATACCTAAACTATTTGCCTGAATTAGTCAGAAAGGGTTTCTGGCAGCCCTGA
- a CDS encoding Uma2 family endonuclease — protein sequence MEATKQRYYTPEEYLELEEAADYKSEYIDGQIIPMAGGTANHNRIAGNFYAALNFAFRQQDYEVFNSDMRLWIPKRRIYTYPDVMVVAGEPEFFNNRTDIILNPQVIVEVLSKSTKGYDCEDKFEAYRTIDSFQEYLLIDQARIHVEQYSKTAKKRWLMREYDEEDEAISLASISFQISLQDLYNKVKFEVVESEGDRANVEE from the coding sequence ATGGAAGCAACAAAACAGCGATACTACACGCCAGAGGAATACCTGGAATTAGAAGAAGCTGCTGACTACAAAAGTGAATATATTGACGGGCAAATCATTCCGATGGCGGGTGGAACAGCAAATCACAATCGTATAGCTGGTAATTTCTATGCTGCGTTGAACTTCGCGTTCAGACAGCAAGATTATGAAGTGTTTAACAGCGATATGCGTCTATGGATTCCTAAACGGCGCATTTACACTTATCCAGATGTAATGGTTGTGGCGGGTGAACCAGAATTTTTTAACAACCGTACAGATATAATTCTGAATCCACAGGTGATAGTGGAAGTTTTATCAAAATCGACAAAAGGATACGATTGCGAAGACAAATTTGAGGCCTATCGAACCATTGATTCTTTTCAAGAATATCTGCTAATTGACCAAGCTAGGATTCATGTAGAGCAATATTCTAAAACAGCTAAGAAGCGATGGTTGATGCGTGAGTATGACGAAGAAGATGAGGCAATTTCCCTCGCTTCAATATCCTTTCAGATTTCGCTGCAAGATTTATATAACAAAGTGAAGTTTGAGGTGGTTGAGTCAGAAGGCGATCGCGCTAATGTTGAGGAATGA
- a CDS encoding aldo/keto reductase translates to MRYRRFGKTELCLSVFSLGTMRYLASVENVWQTIQKAIALGINHIETARGYGKSEEYLGGAIALGLPVPRSQLHITTKIPPTADADTMRRYIDESLERLHLDYLDCLGIHGLNTWEHLDWVKANNGCMQAVQEAVADGRVRHVGFSTHASLEVILAAIKTDFFEFVNLHYYYFFQRHAPAIQLAAAKDMGVFIISPADKGGRLYTPSQTLVELCHPFSPLELNYRFLLSDPRITTLSVGPATPEELIEPLQVADRDEELKCEEITVFQRLENYKNKALGTEKCSQCYECLPCPENINIPEVLRLRNLAVAYDMTDYGQYRYGMFENAGHWFPGMKANRCTECGDCLPRCPENLDIPALLEDTHERLKGKSGRRLWG, encoded by the coding sequence ATGCGATACCGACGCTTTGGAAAAACTGAACTGTGCCTTTCAGTATTTTCCTTGGGAACAATGCGCTATTTGGCTTCAGTTGAAAATGTATGGCAGACGATTCAAAAAGCCATAGCGCTGGGGATTAATCATATAGAAACTGCTAGAGGTTATGGCAAGAGTGAGGAGTATCTTGGTGGCGCGATCGCCCTAGGATTGCCAGTACCCCGTTCGCAGCTTCACATCACTACCAAAATCCCTCCCACGGCAGATGCTGACACAATGCGTCGGTATATCGATGAATCCCTGGAGAGATTGCACCTGGATTATCTAGATTGCTTGGGGATTCATGGCTTAAATACTTGGGAACATTTAGACTGGGTGAAAGCAAATAATGGCTGTATGCAAGCAGTGCAGGAAGCTGTTGCTGATGGACGTGTTCGACACGTTGGCTTTTCCACCCACGCTTCCCTAGAAGTGATTCTGGCAGCAATAAAAACAGACTTTTTTGAATTTGTCAATCTGCATTATTACTATTTTTTCCAACGCCATGCACCAGCCATTCAGCTAGCCGCAGCAAAGGACATGGGCGTGTTTATCATTTCTCCCGCCGATAAAGGCGGACGCCTGTATACGCCATCCCAAACGCTAGTTGAGTTGTGTCATCCGTTCTCGCCTCTAGAGTTAAACTATCGATTTTTACTGAGTGACCCCCGCATTACTACTTTGAGTGTGGGGCCAGCAACCCCAGAAGAACTAATCGAACCATTGCAAGTTGCTGACCGGGATGAGGAGTTAAAATGTGAGGAAATTACTGTTTTTCAGAGATTAGAAAATTACAAAAATAAAGCATTGGGTACTGAGAAATGCAGTCAGTGCTATGAATGCTTACCCTGTCCAGAAAATATCAATATTCCAGAAGTATTGCGACTGCGAAATTTAGCAGTTGCCTATGATATGACTGATTACGGACAATATCGTTATGGCATGTTTGAAAACGCTGGTCACTGGTTTCCTGGAATGAAAGCGAACCGCTGTACAGAATGCGGCGACTGTTTGCCGAGATGTCCGGAGAATTTAGATATTCCCGCTTTGTTAGAAGATACCCATGAGAGGTTAAAAGGGAAAAGTGGTAGGCGGTTGTGGGGATAA
- a CDS encoding bifunctional nuclease family protein, translating to MIEMKVAGIALDAITRSPIVLLKDASDRRALPIYIGQEQARAIMGALENQKPPRPLTHDLIVNILEVWNMTLERVIIHSLQKDTFYAALIVKQGDAKKEIDARPSDAIAVALRTNTPIWVMEEVIADASIPVDRDADEAEQQAFREFISNLRPEDLIKRFDNGES from the coding sequence ATGATTGAAATGAAAGTCGCTGGCATAGCGTTAGATGCCATAACCCGCAGCCCGATTGTCCTTTTGAAGGATGCTTCAGACCGGCGTGCTTTGCCTATTTATATCGGTCAAGAACAGGCTAGGGCAATAATGGGCGCACTGGAGAATCAGAAGCCTCCTAGACCCTTAACTCACGACCTGATTGTAAATATTCTAGAGGTCTGGAACATGACTCTAGAGCGCGTCATCATTCATTCTCTACAAAAGGACACATTCTACGCAGCCTTGATTGTCAAGCAAGGCGATGCCAAAAAAGAAATTGATGCTCGTCCTAGCGATGCGATCGCTGTTGCTCTCCGTACAAATACGCCTATTTGGGTAATGGAAGAGGTAATAGCTGATGCATCAATACCTGTAGATAGAGATGCTGATGAGGCTGAACAGCAAGCATTCCGCGAATTTATCTCTAACCTCCGCCCCGAGGATTTAATCAAACGCTTTGACAACGGTGAATCCTAG